The following DNA comes from Erigeron canadensis isolate Cc75 chromosome 3, C_canadensis_v1, whole genome shotgun sequence.
TAGATAAAAAATAACCATCCTACATTTAGtcatattttatgattttttgcaAGTAATCCTCTACACCaaacaatgtgttttaataCTCGCGTAATATAGGATCTCTTAGATATACAACCACGATTAAGTAGTCCAGAATGGGGACTAATCAACATCGACTATAAATTTGCATTTAATTACTTCTGCGAGTTTAATTCTTAGAAAGTTAAAATCCAGAAGTTGACATGTTCTGATATCCTTAGTTAAGTAAACGGCATAGATATTGATGGTGGTTCTTTGGTTAGTCCACTAGTCCAGTGAAATGGTTTCCCTGATGCCATGTATATAACCCCACAAAAGAATCTCATACACTAGCTGGAAATATCGAATAACCTAGAGAAATAAGACCTAATACATCAACTTTTTTCTTATCATACTCACGGATCTCTATTAAATATTTACCCTAAAAATAGCTACAGATATTGACTGATGAAGCCATGATACCATTATAATGTACGTTTATCGTTTTGTTTTTTGATGAGCTTCTCGGTAAAATGTACCTACTATCTAGTGTCAACAAAAGATATATTACTACATTAGGTTGTATAAACTCACAGATATATTAACAGTGTCATGTTAAGTTTCCTTTAGTTATTATGACATATTCAAAAGAAATGAGACAGGCCATTAGTGTTTCGTTTCATTAAGTTGGGGGTCAACATAAAGATGGTCATTGGTGAAAACAAACAACATACCTGAGGAGGAAAACGCCGAACGCTCTCAACCAAATACTGATAAGAATCACGATCTCCTGCAACTAGCTCTCCGAGAACTGGAATGACCGAGAATGAGTAGTAATCATACCTGACACGTAAGGAAAACAATGTTTTTATGAGCAAGTGTAAAAAGAAAGCATAAGGAAAAAATGCCaacttttgacttttaaagCTCAAGCCAATACAAATGCCTTCTCTTAAGTAAATCCAAAATGTCTCTACTTGATAATGAGTTGTCACATCTTATACTTGAAGCCACACAATTAGCATTTAAATGTAAAGCATCAACTCTTATATAAATACGGAGATATTATACAATGCGCATACATAggtttggactttggagatACTTACAACTGCTTGAAAACTGGAGCTTCTACATGGCTGAGTTCAAGGCAAAGAAATCTCCCACCCTTCTTGAGTACCCTGAATGAAAATTTAACTATTAACAGAGAAcgaatttttaataattaacatgaCATTTATATTATGGATTTTGTTGCCATCTAACCAGTActtcattaaataataaaagtataatatcAGGGTAGAAGAAGCACCTGTGTGCTTCAACAAGCACTTTTTCGATGTGTGTAACATTCCTAATACCAAAAGCAATAGTGTAACCGTCCATTGAACTGTCCTCAAAATTGAGCTTTTCTGCATCTCCCTCAACCCAAACAAGGGACCCTAGATCTCCAAGCCCTACATTGTGGACCAAATTGCATATTGtttctcaaaatatatacatggaaCAGGCATTTTAGTTTGTGAGATACAAAACACTGACCTCTTTCTTGAGCTCGCTTTTTGCCAACATTCAACATATTTGGATTAATATCACAAACATAAATCTGAGTCTCTTGCTGCAAATCATCTTCAAGGGTGTCTTCTATGGCTCTTCGATTAACACTATTAATTGTTTCCAGGATCCTGAAAGCCACATCACCTGTAATATTTCAATGACATCAAATTCCATAAACAGAAAGAATCAACTTCATTATTTTGAGCATCAAACTCAAAGATCTACGAGAT
Coding sequences within:
- the LOC122592364 gene encoding 2-methoxy-6-polyprenyl-1,4-benzoquinol methylase, mitochondrial, yielding MSVRMVARRLGGKLLPRFTPAAYLHSHATSFGFKKVDEEEKSQLVGNVFTKVASNYDIMNDLMSGGLHRLWKERLVTKLNPFPGMKHLDVAGGTGDVAFRILETINSVNRRAIEDTLEDDLQQETQIYVCDINPNMLNVGKKRAQERGLGDLGSLVWVEGDAEKLNFEDSSMDGYTIAFGIRNVTHIEKVLVEAHRVLKKGGRFLCLELSHVEAPVFKQLYDYYSFSVIPVLGELVAGDRDSYQYLVESVRRFPPQEVFASMIADAGFQKVEYENLVGGVVAIHSGLKL